GTGGTGACTTCTTCAATTGACCACGCTGTTCCAAGCAATGCACCGCATCGACCAACGCGACATAAGCACCAGTGATCGCCGCAGTACGGGTGCCACCATCCGCCTGTAACACATCGCAATCTAAGGTAATGGTGCGCTCGCCGAGTGCAGTACGATCCACACAAGTGCGCAGCGCACGCCCAATCAGACGCTGAATCTCCAACGTACGTCCTCCCTGTTTGCCGCGGGCAGCCTCCCGCTCGGAACGAGTATGGGTGGAACGTGGAAGCATTCCATACTCGGCAGTGACCCACCCTTCCCCCTTATTGCGCAGAAACACTGGCACTTTGGCCTCCACACTTGCAGTGCACAGGACCAATGTGTTGCCAAAACTTACCAGCACAGAACCCTCAGCATGGCAGGTGAAGGCACGCTCGATACGTACCGGTCGCAACTCATCGGCTTGACGACCACTGGGACGTGAAAAATTCATATCGGATTTTTCTTATTAGTAATGAGTGAATGAAGCGTTGAGCCGCAGAGAGAGCCCCACATGGGCGCGCTAGGGTACCATCCGTATTTTGAGAGCAATGGATTCCCATATGATCCATAGCATGACTGCGTTCGCCGCAGACGAGCACCTGACACCATGGGGCCTGCT
This region of Xylella taiwanensis genomic DNA includes:
- the rph gene encoding ribonuclease PH, producing the protein MNFSRPSGRQADELRPVRIERAFTCHAEGSVLVSFGNTLVLCTASVEAKVPVFLRNKGEGWVTAEYGMLPRSTHTRSEREAARGKQGGRTLEIQRLIGRALRTCVDRTALGERTITLDCDVLQADGGTRTAAITGAYVALVDAVHCLEQRGQLKKSPLLGAVAAVSVGIYRGTPVLDLDYPEDSDCDTDMNVVMNDEGGFIELQGTAEGQAFRRGELDMLLALAERGTAMLFAAQREALAR